Proteins encoded in a region of the Hypomesus transpacificus isolate Combined female chromosome 17, fHypTra1, whole genome shotgun sequence genome:
- the LOC124480075 gene encoding uncharacterized protein LOC124480075: MRVSCLKWILILTYINFANPEMVFLRRTNGQSVQLSCVPDPEQAGLAPSGVILSAETCQVQKDLLSTVDDSALRISSAYQSRLKVAGGMDSSQLNITISHLQHSDTGLYVCEFTYAVNKNPDHQSFSKNIFLFIEVKECSSYVPLLYIISAAVGLLLFNLTWLCAVECIKMRTQQKTQGLLPIYEEMKCGRQQNGSPQNIHPGPAKPEETDPPEYTHVRHAQNHYACPRPTRMVKT; this comes from the exons ATGAGGGTTAGCTGTCTGAAATGGATACTTATTCTCACATACATCAATTTTG CCAATCCTGAGATGGTCTTCCTCAGGAGGACTAATGGACAGTCAGTGCAGCTGTCCTGCGTCCCTGACCCTGAGCAGGCAGGACTGGCTCCGTCAGGTGTCATCCTGAGCGCCGAGACCTGCCAGGTCCAGAAAGACCTGCTGTCCACGGTTGACGACAGTGCTCTCAGGATCAGCTCTGCCTACCAAAGTCGTCTGAAAGTCGCTGGGGGAATGGACTCTTCACAGCTCAACATTACCATATCTCACCTGCAGCACTCAGATACAGGTCTCTATGTCTGTGAGTTCACCTACGCAGTCAACAAAAACCCAGACCACCAATCCTTCTCCAAAAACATTTTCCTGTTCATCGAAGTGAAAG AGTGCTCCAGCTACGTTCCTCTACTCTACATCATATCAGCAGCAGTGGGACTGCTTCTCTTCAACCTCACCTGGCTGTGTGCTGTCGAGTGT ATCAAGATGAGAACCCAACAGAAAACACAGGGCCTTCTTCCGATCTATGAGGAAATGAAGTGTGGGAGGCAGCAGAACGGAAGCCCCCAGAATATCCATCCGGGCCCAGCAAAACCAGAGGAAACAGATCCCCCTGAGTATACCCATGTCAGGCATGCACAGAACCACTATGCATGCCCCAGGCCAACAAGGATGGTGAAGACTTAG